In Canis lupus baileyi chromosome 15, mCanLup2.hap1, whole genome shotgun sequence, one genomic interval encodes:
- the LOC140605419 gene encoding ubiquitin carboxyl-terminal hydrolase 17-like protein 6, which yields MEAAHLHPSEEPQFSASPKPQSYWSRRGGAEVHRGPSVPERTSPASKTLSSPTDPLAPASAGLPLTKTPLSWKSLSQVGAGLQNMGNTCYVNATLQCLTYTEPLASYMLSQQHGTTCRRQTSCMLCTLQAHLMRVLCHPGRVLRPLPLLLAAFHRHKQEDAHEYLMFILDAMQQACLPEDKLSDPECPQDSTLIQQLFGGYWRSQIQCLHCQGISSTLEPYLDISLDIGDAHSVSQALEQLVKPELLEGENAYHCSKCLEKVPASKVLTLHTSPKVLILVLRRFSDLTGNKMTKEVQYPERLDMQHYLSEQRAGPLVYVLYAVLVHAGRSCHSGHYFCFVKAGNGQWYKMDDAKVSACDVTCALRQPAYVLFYMQKTDLERDLGRESVEEGGLASPEADPTVVGEASGEPATDPSVNLPELEERGEETSRQQMTLDQWRCRQERNRPKPELNVRGREIALPANAVILHHSKYRPEMPKNHPQQTVDLLTTAAGMLPPQVAGDVAKVPRVPGRARPTKRTSKKGQRSGEAVQGCVS from the coding sequence ACTGACCCGTTGGCTCCCGCATCAGCAGGGCTGCCTCTCACCAAGACGCCTCTGAGTTGGAAGAGCCTTTCCCAGGTGGGAGCCGGGCTTCAGAACATGGGCAACACTTGCTATGTGAATGCGACCCTACAGTGTCTGACCTACACAGAGCCCCTCGCCAGCTACATGCTGTCCCAGCAGCACGGGACCACCTGTAGGAGGCAGACATCCTGCATGCTGTGTACCCTGCAGGCTCACCTGATGCGGGTTCTCTGCCATCCTGGACGTGTGCTCCGGCCCCTGCCACTCCTGCTCGCCGCCTTCCACAGACACAAGCAGGAAGATGCCCATGAGTATCTCATGTTCATTCTGGATGCAATGCAGCAAGCGTGCTTGCCTGAGGACAAGCTCTCAGACCCTGAGTGTCCTCAGGACAGCACCCTCATCCAGCAACTCTTTGGGGGGTACTGGAGGTCTCAAATCCAGTGTCTCCACTGCCAAGGCATTTCGAGCACTCTGgaaccttacctggacatcagccTGGACATCGGGGATGCTCACAGCGTCAGCCAAGCTTTGGAGCAGTTGGTGAAGCCCGAACTGCTGGAAGGTGAAAATGCCTACCATTGTAGTAAGTGTCTGGAGAAGGTGCCTGCGTCCAAGGTGTTGACTTTGCACACTTCCCCGAAGGTCCTCATCCTGGTCTTGAGACGATTCTCAGACTTGACAGGCAACAAAATGACTAAGGAGGTGCAATATCCTGAGCGCCTTGACATGCAACACTACctgtctgagcagagggcaggaccctTGGTTTATGTGCTCTATGCCGTGCTGGTGCACGCTGGGAGGAGTTGCCACAGCGGACATTACTTCTGTTTTGTAAAGGCAGGAAATGGCCAGTGGTATAAAATGGATGATGCTAAGGTCAGCGCCTGTGATGTGACTTGCGCGCTGCGCCAACCTGCCTATGTCCTCTTTTATATGCAGAAGACTGATCTGGAGAGAGACCTTGGGAGGGAGTCAGTCGAGGAGGGAGGACTCGCATCTCCCGAGGCAGACCCCACAGTGgtgggtgaggcctcaggagagccGGCAACGGATCCCTCCGTGAACCTTCCTGAGTTGGAGGAGCGTGGGGAAGAGACCTCAAGGCAACAAATGACATTAGACCAGTGGAGATGCCGCCAGGAACGCAATCGACCTAAGCCTGAACTCAATGTCAGGGGAAGAGAAATTGCTCTTCCTGCGAACGCAGTCATCCTTCACCACTCCAAATACAGACCTGAGATGCCGAAGAATCATCCTCAGCAGACCGTCGACCTGCTCACCACTGCGGCTGGGATGCTCCCACCTCAGGTGGCCGGGGACGTGGCCAAAGTCCCGCGTGTGCCAGGGAGAGCCCGACCTACCAAGAGGACgagcaagaagggacagaggtCTGGGGAAGCAGTCCAGGGATGTGTCTCCTAA